One window of Elaeis guineensis isolate ETL-2024a chromosome 11, EG11, whole genome shotgun sequence genomic DNA carries:
- the LOC105053746 gene encoding uncharacterized protein has protein sequence MGLCFSRKKRPSPPPDPVSKCIPDEKEVEKKNEKQVVVASQPAAKVAAETKPVFVITQTPKKNASAEEKGKKKGETPKKKSQQKEEDTRNGSGSDRSGLVVDVPAAPPVRTSSCTKEEVDAILIQCGRLSRSSSGNASNENGVGHRKYSGSKRSYDFDNEKKGDEEEGEWEKPISRPSPHRRTPGRERSGSRERSSGGGRRVSRSPGRRSEGPISSGSAGDRSRQPAKMVSVPAREKGGGGGGFTEAGGMAKKTVSSAVANKRGGERRRSASPRSRSPANTTTTRTGNENVLHHNPPQPQSLSRSSSRKAEQSPGKRNPMAGIDENSLGLGGNHNGSSNYNKALKAREGEKGMRKLRRSQTPKSSENGAQMRKSEQRAGGAVEVSNGLRSNNVISTSVREQLIRCHAKDRQLEEPEMVVKGAVQPMDGEAPSTGVGVESPNPRTITRSRSLKRSSRDFDHALGRTRRHLNPTSYTSLLLQDIHNYHHQSTAFSLPACVSKACSILEAVADLNSSCSENKSSHAEGSDHNNGSLHGRFGRRGVVSKAPFVESEIIVKDDLMEPSLHKYVSVRDFGGEMDPQESAGSNSFIGQPWSSPWEPNSIDSTDRDWTSHSNNGEEVEQLQQQQESMPEIALHSEARGRRLRGGSCSNSLPTTMSSGRKKREFDHHHHQRRRGRSGFGGGSGKAGRTPVLVTACCCCQLLGAISCGFSVAMFVVFGLMSSYQDILLFKEVIFLSDAVIATTAAMYTLLIVLVVFSIQ, from the exons ATGGGTCTTTGTTTCAGCAGGAAGAAGCGCCCTTCTCCTCCTCCCGATCCCGTATCAAAATGCATCCCGGATGAGAAGGAGGTTGAGAAGAAGAACGAGAAGCAAGTAGTGGTTGCATCTCAGCCAGCGGCAAAAGTAGCCGCTGAGACGAAGCCGGTGTTCGTCATCACCCAGACTCCGAAGAAGAATGCCAGCGCGGAAGAGAAGGGTAAGAAGAAAGGGGAGACACCCAAAAAGAAGAGCCAACAGAAAGAAGAAGATACGCGTAATGGCAGTGGCAGTGATCGGAGTGGCTTGGTGGTGGATGTTCCAGCGGCCCCGCCGGTGAGGACATCCAGCTGCACGAAAGAGGAGGTGGATGCTATACTCATCCAGTGCGGCCGCCTCAGCCGCAGCTCATCAGGGAATGCCTCTAATGAGAACGGGGTTGGGCATAGGAAGTACTCCGGTTCGAAGCGGAGCTACGATTTCGATAATGAAAAGAAGGGGGATGAGGAGGAGGGGGAGTGGGAGAAGCCAATCTCCAGGCCTTCTCCCCACCGAAGGACGCCCGGCAGAGAGCGGTCGGGGAGCAGGGAAAGGAGCAGCGGTGGGGGGAGGAGGGTGAGCCGGTCTCCAGGGAGGAGATCCGAAGGTCCAATCTCATCTGGCTCTGCCGGCGACAGATCAAGGCAACCTGCCAAGATGGTGTCCGTCCCGGCGAGGGAGaagggtggtggtggtggtgggttCACCGAGGCTGGAGGGATGGCCAAGAAGACGGTCTCCTCTGCTGTGGCTAACAAGAGAGGTGGGGAACGGAGGAGGAGCGCATCCCCTCGCTCCCGGTCACCTGCAAATACCACCACCACAAGGACGGGAAATGAGAATGTCCTTCATCACAATCCTCCTCAGCCTCAATCTCTCAGCCGAAGCTCATCGAGGAAGGCGGAGCAGTCGCCTGGCAAAAGGAACCCGATGGCCGGGATAGATGAGAACTCCCTCGGCCTCGGGGGAAACCACAATGGCAGCAGCAACTACAACAAGGCATTGAAAGCCAGAGAAGGGGAGAAAGGGATGAGGAAGCTCCGTCGATCACAAACTCCG AAATCAAGCGAAAACGGTGCCCAAATGCGCAAATCCGAGCAGAGAGCTGGAGGAGCGGTGGAGGTCTCAAATGGGCTTAGAAGCAACAATGTCATCAGCACCTCCGTTCGCGAGCAGCTAATTCGCTGCCATGCCAAGGATCGGCAACTGGAGGAGCCTGAGATGGTGGTGAAGGGAGCTGTGCAGCCGATGGATGGTGAGGCTCCTTCGACGGGCGTCGGGGTGGAAAGCCCGAACCCAAGAACCATAACAAGGAGTAGATCTTTGAAGAGATCTTCCAGAGATTTTGATCATGCTCTGGGTCGAACcagacgtcacctcaatccaacaTCCTACACCTCCTTGCTCCTCCAAGATATCCACAACTACCACCATCAAAGCACTGCCTTTTCTCTCCCAGCTTGCGTCTCCAAGGCCTGCTCCATCCTTGAGGCAGTGGCTGATCTCAACTCCTCTTGTTCTGAGAACAAGAGCTCTCATGCAGAGGGGTCTGACCACAACAATGGCTCGCTCCATGGGCGATTCGGAAGAAGGGGTGTGGTTTCCAAGGCCCCATTTGTTGAATCTGAGATCATCGTGAAGGATGATCTGATGGAGCCCAGCCTCCACAAATACGTCTCGGTGAGAGACTTTGGAGGTGAGATGGACCCGCAAGAATCAGCAGGGAGCAATAGCTTCATAGGACAGCCCTGGTCATCTCCTTGGgagcccaattcgattgattcCACCGACCGCGATTGGACTTCACATTCTAACAATGGTGAGGAAGTTGAACAACTGCAGCAGCAGCAAGAGTCGATGCCGGAGATCGCCCTCCACTCCGAAGCTCGGGGGAGGAGACTGAGGGGAGGATCTTGTAGCAACAGCCTTCCAACTACGATGTCATCAGGTCGCAAGaagagagagtttgatcatcatcaTCACCAGCGTCGCCGTGGTCGTAGCGGTTTTGGTGGTGGGAGTGGAAAAGCTGGCAGGACTCCGGTCCTCGTCACTGCCTGTTGCTGCTGCCAGCTCTTAGGAGCAATATCATGTGGCTTTAGTGTTGCAATGTTTGTTGTATTTGGGTTGATGTCGTCATACCAAGACATTTTGCTCTTCAAAGAAGTGATCTTTTTATCTGATGCAGTCATTGCAACGACAGCAGCCATGTATACCCTCTTGATTGTTCTTGTTGTGTTTAGTATTCAATAG